One window of the Vigna radiata var. radiata cultivar VC1973A chromosome 1, Vradiata_ver6, whole genome shotgun sequence genome contains the following:
- the LOC106764117 gene encoding protein YIF1B-A, whose amino-acid sequence MYNNIGSQPGVPQPQASLPPNPFGSAFNVAGSGLIRGGLGAYGGKILGSSSEYVQSNISRYFSDPQYYFQVNDHYVKNKLKVVLLPFLHRGHWTRITEPVGGRLSYKPPIYDINAPDLYIPLMAFGTYVILAGLSLGLHGKFSPEALNLLFIKGLLGWFMQTALLKVTLLSLGSGEAPLLDIIAYAGYTFTGICLAVLGRIILGYSYYFLMPWTCLCMGVFLVKTMKRVLFAEVRSYDSSRHHYLLLFIALVQFPLFTWLGNITVNWLL is encoded by the exons ATGTACAATAATATTGGATCCCAACCTGGGGTACCTCAGCCTCAAGCGAGCTTGCCACCAAATCCTTTCGGAAGTGCGTTTAATGTTGCTGGTTCAGGGCTCATTCGAGGCGGATTGGGTGCTTATGGAGGGAAGATATTAGGATCAAGCTCAGAgtatgtccaaagcaat ATAAGTCGGTATTTCTCTGACCCCCAATACTACTTCCAAGTGAATGACCATTACGTTAAGAACAAATTGAAGGTGGTTTTGTTACCATTCCTGCACAGG GGTCATTGGACTAGAATAACGGAGCCAGTCGGGGGTAGGCTCTCTTATAAGCCCCCAATTTATGATATAAATGCACCAGACCTATACATTCCATTAATGGCATTTGGTACTTATGTAATTCTAGCTGGCCTCTCGTTGGGTCTTCATGGAAA GTTTAGTCCAGAAGCTTTGAACTTGTTATTTATCAAGGGATTGCTTGGTTGGTTTATGCAAACTGCACTCCTTAAGGTGACACTACTTTCATTGGGCAGTGGAGAAGCTCCCCTTCTGGACATTATAGCATATGCTGGGTATACTTTCACTGGCATATGTTTAGCTGTTCTTGGAAGAATAATATTGGGCTACTCCTACTACTTTCTGATGCCATGGACCTGTTTATGCATGGGAGTCTTCTTGGTGAAAACAATGAAGAGAGTTCTTTTTGCTGAGGTCAGGAGTTATGACTCAAGCAGACACCACTATCTCTTGCTCTTTATTGCCTTGGTTCAGTTCCCATTGTTCACATGGCTTGGCAATATTACTGTCAATTGGCTTTTATAG
- the LOC106757704 gene encoding uncharacterized protein LOC106757704, with product MQCLIALATGTLTKLGESLVAPIGNQFGYLVHYKKNIKDLKRELKTLEGRKQGVQGVVDEDRRNGRQIVSIVQDWLFKVERIIDEIEKFNDFQVENNKCLDIWSPNLVSRYSLSKKAKILMMSVTKLNEEKFDIISYSLPTPKLGSTFSNVIKSFPSRKSTITEILETLKDDDFKILGICGMGGVGKTTLVKEIIKILEICKLFDEVVMVVVSQNLDYVKIQGQIADALGLRFEKETIQGRACQLHERLKGVNNILIVLDDVWIDFDFESIGIPSYEHHKNCKILFTSRNEDVCYKMGSQKNFTISILSPNESWDLFHDMVGRNLSTKLDILHIAKEVSNECGGLPIAIVTMAKALANKEKHVWEDALDQLKRSSITSLLEMKASVYSSIKLSYNFLDTAEEKNVLFLCCLFAEDFEIPIEVLLRHGMGLQLFNNNINELWKVRNRVHTIVDKLKRRFMLLDGNVEECVKMHDVIRDVIISVVSTEECDFMVQCDGYQMEQSKEETCYHSTVISLISEEAKEHCKVLNCPKLKLLQIASKKKGLVPDNFFQCVNNLMVLSLQNVHIHSMSLVVQALGNIHTLLLEDCQVRDISIIGKQLKRLEILSFSNSNIKELPEEIGQLSSLRLLDLTECNDLTQISSNVFASLSRLEELYIRVRSLSYKETNHILFELQSLSHHLKVIEIVILTNEELPIDLFFNNIERFWIYLGDSSTIFHGIVRKGYLHPNILKLNNAYYKYIKRSVTIRQLLEKVEILNLVAIKNMKSVILELNERGFPFLKHLSIEFCNNLEYVVDAVDGLIFPQLLSISLSNLDNLKEIFNVSSYMSQTSVFAKVKSISSSQCFGTLTKLKIEYCNKLKTVFTLFPRTISLATLQCLHVVESYGIECIISSNSKIDEKSMIEFSNLVELKLQDLPNLIGYTNVIHDRCSSTIQIHESSDQLIEDGQLLSSKYVDQIVPIATLFESNCMQLFPKLEKLFLHACSSLDMVFDLQKSQFHGESTAFLFPQLKEIEISWLSKLRHIWGNVPSYIQGFQNVKSIKVKKCDSLGFLLTPNIARALTQLQKMVIHSCQSMEKIVGKEENLNGDDEEKNVETLVFGQLESLKLIDLPNLMSICSDSYEVMWPSLRFLCIDGCPQLVTSSMFTQTVARQENFNGSSCCSTTCDVANGTFKEDSPKFLQCCLGCTPHVFSNLKFKASSTEKVPSVSNIYSKSETVSSIPILEQMQVKGWDSLQVLFLLKQNQLSNDSNTNCLVKLILAQTPKSSVEITAFNNLTVLTIDSCHKLRYLFSYSIAKLLVKLQEIKVSNCKVIKQLVQREGEDSLTLFLPQSSSVKVFENSSSTDHATSSQEVCALEWSSLKRISISHCGVLEVVIGEIGEKIDTIIASFAQLQSLTLSHLPNAVSFCLSHCASESPSFENIHGTGYQNHEATNNEEMRIMRVDPLINGFIFPNLTYLAISSCNKVGNLFSPSTSTSFVRLVELDISSCREIEEIVSAEETQGNVIKIVFHSLQRLKLENLPKLKAFCQGSYGFDFPSLHQVLIKNCQMMETFSHDPLYTPKLETVTMEIGSITKNMWMGDLNDTVPLCKGLLAFQTSETLGWIKQDTCIQRYFTHEKHLTVESFQRLLKLVPSNVIHIFQNLKELTIKNCGSLVEVFESHGVDAKQMHAMVHYKLEALNLYFLPKLINLWKNYGGVLGFQKLRILNVQHCGNLCNLFPPSIARSLVQLRHLRVHSCHMMEEITTKDEELEGANNAKIVFPLLNKLELRYVPNLKCFSSGNFNIDLPSCEEMIIEKCPKMTTFCYGSVTAAKLPHIYKGSYEYVDIMGDLNMTIYHANESLKVAQQTSETITFIEHGQELQPYLRSDTELVVQGNEKLLHCIPSNMLHRFQHLKQLKVYDCGSLVEIFESEEVDESEDEGGTTTPYNFDVQELHLYDLPKLMHIWKYHSRILSFMNLRKLKIQHCHSLKNVLSPEMARSLSQLQELSVHECELMEEIISRDEKLSEEPNKVKIIFQALQWLTLYRLPSLRCFCSSTYHFELPSCHDITITECPKMEACHGNRGTSELPSASFKTNGLWREI from the exons ATGCAGTGTCTTATTGCATTAGCGACAGGAACACTGACAAAACTTGGAGAATCCTTAGTTGCACCAATTGGAAATCAATTTGGATATCTAGTTcactataagaaaaatataaaagatctTAAAAGAGAACTGAAAACATTAGAAGGTAGAAAGCAAGGAGTGCAAGGTGTGGTTGATGAAGATAGAAGAAATGGACGTCAAATTGTATCAATTGTACAAGATTGGCTCTTCAAAGTGGAAAGAATCAtagatgaaatagaaaaatttaatgattttcaagtagaaaacaataaatgtcTTGATATATGGTCTCCAAATTTGGTGTCAAGGTATTCATTAAGTAAGAAAGCAAAAATATTGATGATGAGtgttacaaaattaaatgaagagAAATTTGACATCATATCATACTCTTTACCAACACCAAAACTTGGATCCACCTtctcaaatgttatcaaaagtTTTCCAAGCAGAAAATCAACTATTACAGAGATTTTAGAGACATTGAAAGATGATGATTTTAAAATCCTTGGTATATGTGGAATGGGTGGTGTGGGAAAGACAACACTTGTGAaagaaataatcaaaattttagaaatatgcAAGCTATTTGATGAAGTTGTAATGGTAGTGGTTTCCCAAAATCTTGATTATGTGAAAATTCAAGGTCAAATTGCTGATGCTTTAGGTTTGAGATTTGAAAAGGAAACGATTCAAGGAAGAGCATGTCAACTACATGAAAGATTGAAAGGtgttaataacattttaatagttCTTGATGATGTTTGGATAGACTTTGATTTTGAGTCTATTGGGATTCCTTCTTATGAACATCATAagaattgtaaaattttgtttacatCAAGAAATGAAGATGTTTGCTATAAGATGGGAAGTCAAAAGAATTTCACGATTTCTATTTTGTCTCCAAATGAAAGTTGGGACCTTTTTCATGATATGGTTGGTAGAAATCTTTCAACCAAGCTTGATATTCTTCACATAGCAAAGGAGGTTTCAAATGAATGTGGGGGGTTGCCAATTGCCATTGTTACAATGGCAAAAGCATtagcaaataaagaaaaacatgtttggGAAGATGCATTAGATCAATTAAAAAGATCTTCCATCACTTCCCTTTTAGAAATGAAAGCTTCTGTATATTCAAGTATCAAGCTAAGTTACAATTTTTTAGATActgcagaagaaaaaaatgttctttttctttgttgctTATTTGCAGAAGATTTTGAGATTCCTATAGAGGTTCTACTCAGACATGGAATGGGTTTGCAATTgtttaataacaatattaatgaaTTGTGGAAAGTTAGAAATAGAGTGCACACCATTGTTGATAAACTTAAAAGACGCTTCATGTTGTTAGACGGTAATGTGGAAGAGTGTGTCAAAATGCATGATGTTATACGTGATGTTATCATATCAGTTGTATCTACAGAAGAATGTGATTTTATGGTACAATGTGATGGATATCAAATGGAACAATCTAAAGAAGAAACATGCTATCATAGCACTGTGATTTCACTTATCTCTGAAGAAGCAAAAGAGCATTGTAAAGTGTTAAATTGTCCAAAGCTTAAGCTTTTGCAAATAGCATCAAAGAAGAAGGGTTTGGTTCCAGATAATTTCTTCCAATGTGTAAATAACCTTATGGTGCTTAGTCTACAAAATGTGCACATTCATTCAATGTCTTTAGTAGTTCAAGCTTTAGGCAACATCCACACTCTACTACTAGAAGATTGTCAAGTAAGAGACATATCTATAATTGGTAAGCAACTCAAAAGGCTTGAGATTCTTAGTTTTTCTAACTCAAATATCAAAGAATTGCCAGAAGAAATTGGACAACTAAGTTCGTTAAGGTTATTAGATTTGACTGAATGCAATGATCTTACTCAAATATCTAGCAATGTCTTTGCAAGCTTATCTAGACTAGAAGAACTCTATATTAGAGTGCGAAGTCTTTCTTATAAGGAAACTAATCACATTCTTTTTGAGTTACAATCTTTATCTCATCATCTGAAGGTCATAGAGATTGTAATTTTGACAAATGAAGAGTTACCCATTGATTTGTTCTTCAATAATATTGAGAGATTTTGGATATATTTGGGAGATTCTTCTACTATTTTTCATGGCATTGTTCGAAAAGGATACTTGCATCCAAATATTTTGAAGTTGAATAATGCATATTACAAATATATCAAGAGGAGTGTGACAATTCGGCAATTACTTGAAAAGGTTGAAATTCTCAATTTGGTTGctataaaaaacatgaaaagtGTCATATTGGAGTTAAATGAAAGGGGTTTTCCATTTTTGAAACATCTAAGTATTGAGTTTTGCAACAACCTTGAATATGTTGTAGATGCAGTTGATGGTTTAATCTTTCCTCAACTTCTATCAATTTCTTTAAGTAATTTGGATAATTTAAAAGAGATATTCAATGTGTCTAGTTACATGAGCCAAACGAGTGTCTTTGCAAAGGTTAAATCCATCTCTTCATCTCAATGCTTTGGAACCCTTACAAAGCTTAAAATAGAATATTGTAACAAGTTGAAGACGGTCTTCACATTGTTTCCAAGAACAATTAGTTTGGCTACACTTCAATGTTTGCATGTGGTTGAAAGCTATGGAATCGAATGCATCATTTCAAGTAATAGTAAGATTGACGAGAAGTCAATGATCGAGTTTTCAAATTTAGTAGAATTGAAGTTGCAAGATCTACCAAACTTGATTGGGTATACAAATGTTATTCATGATCGTTGTTCCTCAACAATCCAA ATTCATGAATCCAGTGATCAATTAATTGAAGATGGTCAATTGCTTAGTTCAAAATATGTTGATCAAATTGTGCCAATTGCTACTCTTTTCGAATCTAACTGTATGCAACTGTTCCCGAAGTTGGAAAAACTCTTCTTACATGCATGTTCTTCGCTAGATATGGTGTTTGATCTGCAAAAATCACAATTTCATGGTGAATCAACGGCTTTCCTATTTCCTCAGTTGAAAGAAATAGAGATATCTTGGCTCAGTAAGTTAAGACACATCTGGGGCAATGTTCCAAGCTACATTCAAGGCTTTCAGAATGTGAAATCAATCAAAGTGAAGAAATGTGATTCCTTAGGGTTTCTTCTAACTCCCAACATTGCAAGGGCACTTACTCAGCTTCAAAAGATGGTCATACACAGCTGCCAGTCCATGGAGAAAATTgttggaaaagaagaaaacctaaatggtgatgatgaagaaaagaatGTGGAAACCCTAGTGTTTGGTCAATTAGAATCTTTAAAACTTATTGATCTTCCAAACCTTATGAGTATTTGTTCAGATTCCTATGAAGTAATGTGGCCATCTTTGAGATTTTTATGCATTGATGGATGCCCTCAGCTTGTGACATCTTCCATGTTTACTCAAACTGTGGCAAGGCAAGAGAATTTCAATGGCTCATCATGTTGTTCAACAACATGTGATGTTGCAAATGGTACTTTTAAAGAGGATTCACCAAAGTTTCTTCAATGTTGCCTTGGCTGCACCCCACATGTATTTTCCAACTTGAAGTTTAAG GCTTCATCAACAGAGAAAGTCCCTTCTGTCAGCAATATATATTCCAAATCAGAAACAGTATCCTCCATTCCAATTTTGGAACAAATGCAAGTAAAAGGATGGGATTCACTACAAGTCTTGTTCCTTCTGAAACAAAACCAACTTTCTAATGACTCTAATACCAATTGTCTAGTGAAGTTGATACTTGCACAAACACCTAAAAGTTCTGTAGAAATCACTGCATTCAACAACCTCACTGTCTTGACTATAGATTCTTGTCACAAGTTGAGATATCTGTTCTCATATTCCATAGCAAAGCTCCTAGTGAAATTGCAAGAGATAAAAGTGTCAAACTGTAAGGTGATAAAGCAACTAGTCcaaagagaaggagaagacaGTTTAACTCTATTTCTTCCTCAATCAAGTTCTGTCAAAGTATTTGAAAATTCTTCATCTACTGACCATGCTACCTCTTCCCAAGAGGTATGTGCCTTAGAGTGGTCATCTTTGAAGAGAATCAGCATATCTCATTGTGGGGTGCTAGAAGTTGTTATTGGTGAAATAGGGGAGAAAATAGATACCATAATTGCTTCATTTGCTCAACTGCAATCTCTTACACTGAGCCATCTACCAAATGCTGTAAGCTTTTGTCTCAGTCATTGTGCATCAGAATCACCATCCTTTGAGAACATCCATGGTACTGGCTATCAAAACCATGAG GCAACAAATAATGAAGAAATGAGAATAATGAGAGTTGATCCACTGATAAATGGCTTTATTTTTCCTAATCTAACATATCTGGCAATATCTAGCTGCAACAAAGTTGGAAACTTGTTCTCTCCTTCAACATCAACTAGCTTTGTGCGTTTGGTAGAGCTAGATATATCTAGTTGTAGGGAGATAGAGGAAATAGTGTCTGCAGAAGAAACACAAGGGAATGTCATTAAGATTGTGTTCCACAGCTTGCAACGTCTGAAACTTGAAAACCTACCAAAACTCAAGGCCTTCTGTCAGGGTTCCTATGGCTTTGATTTTCCATCATTGCATCAAGTATTGATTAAAAATTGCCAAATGATGGAGACATTCTCTCATGACCCTTTATACACTCCAAAGTTGGAAACAGTCACCATGGAAATTGGAAGTATAACCAAGAACATGTGGATGGGAGATTTGAATGATACTGTACCACTTTGCAAAGGACTT TTGGCTTTTCAAACATCAGAGACACTTGGATGGATCAAGCAGGATACATGCATACAAAGATACTTCACCCATGAAAAACACTTGACAGTTGAAAGTTTTCAGAGGCTGCTAAAACTAGTTCCCTCCAACGTAATACacatatttcaaaatctaaaggAACTCACTATAAAAAATTGTGGTTCACTGGTTGAGGTCTTTGAATCACATGGTGTGGATGCAAAGCAAATGCATGCCATGGTACATTACAAGCTAGAAGCATTGAATTTGTATTTTCTACCAAAACTGATCAACCTGTGGAAAAATTATGGTGGAGTTCTGGGATTCCAGAAGCTAAGAATACTAAATGTGCAGCACTGTGGCAACTTGTGTAATTTGTTCCCTCCATCAATAGCCAGAAGTCTAGTACAACTTAGGCACCTGCGAGTTCATAGTTGCCACATGATGGAGGAAATAACTACTAAAGATGAGGAATTAGAAGGAGCAAATAATGCTAAGATTGTATTTCCACTTTTGAACAAGCTGGAGCTTCGTTATGTTCCCAACCTCAAATGTTTCTCCTCGGGAAATTTCAATATTGATCTTCCCTCATGTGAAGAAATGATAATTGAAAAATGTCCCAAGATGACTACCTTCTGCTATGGATCAGTAACCGCAGCAAAGCTTCCCCACATATATAAAGGTTCATATGAGTATGTTGATATAATGGGAGACCTTAATATGACCATCTATCATGCTAATGAGAGTTTGAAG GTTGCACAACAAACATCGGAGACAATCACATTCATTGAGCATGGTCAAGAGCTGCAGCCTTACTTAAGAAGTGATACAGAATTGGTTGTTCAAGGTAATGAAAAACTGTTGCATTGTATTCCATCCAACATGCTGCATAGGTTCCAGCATCTAAAACAACTCAAGGTGTATGATTGTGGTTCACTGGTCGAGATATTTGAATCAGAGGAAGtggatgaaagtgaagatgaaggGGGTACCACAACACCATACAATTTTGATGTGCAGGAACTGCATCTGTATGATCTTCCTAAACTGATGCACATATGGAAATATCATAGTCGAATCTTGAGCTTTATGAACCTTAGAAAGCTAAAGATTCAGCATTGTCATAGTTTGAAAAATGTGCTTTCTCCTGAGATGGCCAGAAGCCTTTCACAACTCCAAGAGCTTTCAGTACATGAGTGTGAGTTGATGGAAGAGATCATCAGTAGAGATGAGAAACTATCAGAAGAACCAAACAAGGTTAAGATTATATTCCAGGCATTGCAATGGCTAACCCTTTACCGGCTTCCAAGCCTTAGATGTTTCTGTTCAAGCACTTACCATTTTGAGCTGCCATCCTGCCATGACATAACCATTACAGAATGTCCTAAGATGGAGGCTTGCCATGGAAATAGAGGCACCTCAGAACTTCCTTCTGCCTCCTTTAAGACAAATGGTCTCTGGAGAGAGATCTAA